The following are from one region of the Halodesulfovibrio sp. MK-HDV genome:
- a CDS encoding RNA methyltransferase: MTKERTPERTAKLERVLKLRQKDLTMVMANVHDPHNVSAILRSCDAFGVPKVHLYYTDTAFPKLGNKSSASARKWVDVERHDNADDLMKSLRAQGMKVLATSCSPKAKPLRDYDLSEPTAVIMGNEHRGTDPELVDVADGEVYIPMFGMIQSFNVSVAAAVILSEASRQRQLSGKYEEPTYTDEEYKETLEDWLER, translated from the coding sequence ATGACAAAAGAAAGAACGCCTGAAAGAACTGCTAAGCTTGAACGAGTATTGAAACTCCGTCAGAAAGATCTGACCATGGTTATGGCGAATGTACATGATCCGCATAACGTATCTGCTATCCTGCGTAGTTGTGATGCTTTCGGTGTGCCTAAGGTTCACCTTTACTACACAGATACTGCATTCCCGAAACTCGGGAATAAATCTTCTGCATCTGCGCGCAAATGGGTTGATGTAGAACGTCACGATAACGCAGACGATCTTATGAAGTCTTTGCGTGCACAGGGTATGAAAGTTCTCGCAACAAGCTGTTCTCCAAAAGCAAAGCCGCTTCGTGATTACGACCTCTCTGAGCCAACTGCTGTAATCATGGGTAACGAACACCGTGGCACTGACCCTGAACTCGTGGACGTTGCAGACGGTGAAGTCTACATTCCAATGTTCGGTATGATTCAGAGCTTTAACGTATCTGTTGCAGCTGCAGTAATCCTCTCCGAAGCTTCTCGCCAGCGCCAGCTTTCCGGCAAGTACGAAGAGCCGACCTACACTGATGAAGAATACAAAGAAACTCTTGAAGATTGGCTCGAACGCTAA
- a CDS encoding mechanosensitive ion channel family protein — translation MGLLFVWGVPVRVGLDTARSFIGILFTVVVSYIVWALISVAIERKISGHRADGGGSGGEGGSAGGDRFATLLQLFRKFLFGFLLIVVSLIILSSLGIDITPLLAGASVFGLAIGFGAQTLVKDIISGIFFLMDDAFRVNDYIQVGNSMGTVEEISIRALKLRHPRGSLFIVPFGTIGFVTNMSRGFAIMKLPYLVPFDTDVNKIKKIMKRINKEVREDPALDALLLDDIKSQGVKSIEQYGLRMRVKFMTVPGGQWSIRKIVYDKMRKIFKEEGIEFARPTVGVHVPEGADMTPEEIKDLSAAAQNMADENAAAAKAKGTK, via the coding sequence ATGGGATTGCTTTTCGTGTGGGGCGTTCCGGTTCGAGTAGGGCTGGATACGGCACGTTCTTTCATAGGTATACTGTTTACTGTCGTTGTTTCCTACATTGTATGGGCGCTAATCAGCGTAGCAATTGAACGAAAGATTAGCGGGCATAGAGCAGACGGAGGGGGCTCCGGTGGCGAAGGTGGCAGTGCGGGCGGCGACAGATTTGCGACTCTCCTGCAATTGTTCCGCAAATTCCTGTTTGGCTTCTTGCTTATTGTTGTATCGCTTATCATCCTCTCATCTCTCGGTATAGACATCACACCACTTCTCGCAGGTGCCAGTGTCTTCGGTCTCGCAATTGGTTTTGGGGCACAAACTCTCGTCAAAGATATTATCTCAGGCATATTCTTCCTTATGGATGATGCGTTCCGTGTGAATGACTACATCCAGGTAGGTAATTCCATGGGAACAGTGGAAGAAATATCTATCCGTGCTTTAAAATTACGGCATCCGCGTGGATCGCTCTTCATCGTTCCGTTCGGAACCATAGGGTTTGTAACAAACATGTCCCGTGGTTTCGCCATCATGAAACTGCCGTATCTCGTTCCGTTCGACACGGATGTGAACAAGATCAAAAAAATTATGAAACGTATCAACAAAGAAGTACGTGAAGATCCAGCACTCGACGCCTTACTCCTTGATGACATCAAGTCACAAGGTGTGAAGTCCATCGAACAGTACGGACTGCGGATGCGTGTGAAGTTTATGACAGTACCAGGTGGGCAGTGGAGTATTCGGAAAATCGTATACGATAAGATGCGCAAGATATTCAAGGAAGAAGGTATCGAGTTTGCGCGTCCGACAGTCGGAGTACATGTGCCTGAGGGGGCGGATATGACTCCAGAAGAAATAAAAGATCTTTCGGCAGCAGCACAGAATATGGCTGACGAAAATGCAGCAGCCGCTAAGGCCAAAGGGACTAAGTAA
- a CDS encoding energy-coupling factor ABC transporter ATP-binding protein, with the protein MTTPLLSLTDIHYTYAGTTMPALTGANLELFPTSRLGVLGHNGSGKTTLFLAAMGILTPNKGTITYAKSQLKTEKDFRLLRSEIGYLFQRSDDQLFSPTVIDDVAFGPLNLGKTPEQALRIAAEKLSLVGLKGFENRITHKLSGGEKKMVALASVLAMQPKALLLDEPTNDLDPDTRERLIHILKNLDIALCIISHDWDFLDRTCTSFLSVENGETKATEFIPHTHIHTHQGGNVTHKHE; encoded by the coding sequence ATGACCACCCCATTGCTTTCCCTCACCGACATCCACTACACTTATGCAGGCACCACTATGCCAGCACTCACAGGGGCAAATTTAGAGTTGTTCCCTACCTCCAGACTCGGAGTACTCGGGCACAACGGGAGTGGTAAGACAACACTTTTCCTCGCAGCAATGGGAATTCTTACGCCCAACAAAGGCACCATCACCTACGCAAAATCTCAACTCAAAACAGAAAAAGATTTCAGACTCCTACGTTCAGAAATCGGTTACCTGTTTCAACGGTCAGATGATCAACTCTTTTCTCCTACCGTCATAGACGACGTGGCATTCGGCCCCCTAAATCTCGGTAAAACACCAGAGCAAGCACTACGCATTGCAGCAGAAAAACTTTCGCTCGTGGGCCTAAAAGGATTCGAAAATCGCATCACCCACAAGCTTTCCGGTGGTGAAAAAAAAATGGTTGCTCTTGCCTCAGTATTAGCAATGCAACCCAAAGCGCTACTCCTAGACGAACCTACAAACGACCTTGATCCCGACACGCGTGAACGGCTCATACATATTCTCAAAAACCTCGATATCGCTCTCTGCATTATCTCCCATGACTGGGATTTTCTCGACAGAACTTGTACCAGTTTTCTTAGTGTCGAAAACGGTGAAACCAAGGCCACCGAGTTCATCCCGCACACGCATATCCACACGCATCAAGGCGGAAACGTTACTCACAAACACGAATAG
- a CDS encoding sodium:proton antiporter gives MLTGKPSVLFAKLLTVFATLLLPCAAFAASAGAPHLDGAVLSGLWVLPFVCMLLSIAVLPLVAPHFWHSHFGKISLFWALCFLVPFTLKFGFSLALYETLHALLLEYFPFIILLLALFTVAGGVRLTGTLVGTPIVNTLILLIGTLLASWMGTTGAAMLLIRPLLRANAHRKYKVHSVVFFIFLVANIGGSLTPLGDPPLFLGFLQGVDFFWTTTHMLLPMLFTAAILITAYFLIDTYLFGKEGRPVPEGVDASSSEKLGMEGKVNLLLLLGVIGAVLLSGMWDPNIEFNIYHVHVELQNLTRDLLLLFITGLSLRLTDDESRRLNDFNWFPILEVGKLFIGIFLSMIPAIAILKAGKDGALSGIINLVTDANGNPVDIMYFWLTGILSSFLDNAPTYLVFFNTAGGDASHLMTDMASTLLAISAGAVFMGANTYIGNAPNFMVRAIADDQGVKMPSFFGYMAWSFGILIPTFVLVTLVFF, from the coding sequence ATGTTGACGGGTAAACCTTCTGTTCTGTTTGCAAAATTGCTAACAGTCTTTGCAACGCTTCTGCTGCCATGCGCTGCGTTTGCTGCTTCCGCAGGTGCACCGCATCTTGACGGCGCCGTTCTTTCCGGTTTGTGGGTTCTGCCGTTTGTCTGCATGCTGCTGTCTATCGCAGTCCTTCCACTAGTTGCGCCACACTTCTGGCACAGCCACTTTGGTAAAATTTCTTTATTCTGGGCTCTTTGCTTTCTTGTCCCGTTCACGCTGAAGTTTGGTTTCTCTCTTGCTTTATACGAAACCTTGCATGCGCTTTTATTGGAATATTTTCCGTTTATCATTCTCCTGTTAGCGCTCTTCACCGTTGCGGGTGGCGTACGTCTTACCGGTACTCTGGTAGGCACACCAATTGTAAACACACTTATCCTCTTAATTGGTACCTTACTAGCCAGTTGGATGGGTACAACTGGCGCTGCAATGCTGCTTATCCGCCCGTTGCTGCGTGCTAACGCACACCGTAAGTACAAAGTACATTCCGTTGTTTTCTTCATCTTCCTTGTAGCTAACATTGGTGGTTCACTTACACCTCTGGGCGATCCGCCACTTTTCCTTGGATTCTTGCAGGGCGTTGACTTCTTCTGGACAACAACCCACATGCTGCTTCCAATGCTTTTCACAGCAGCTATTCTCATAACTGCATATTTCCTCATCGATACCTACCTCTTCGGCAAAGAAGGTCGTCCTGTTCCTGAAGGTGTGGACGCTTCCAGTTCCGAAAAGCTTGGTATGGAAGGCAAAGTAAACCTTCTTCTCCTCCTTGGTGTTATCGGTGCTGTACTGCTGTCCGGCATGTGGGATCCAAACATCGAATTCAACATTTACCACGTACATGTTGAATTACAGAACCTTACTCGTGATCTGCTTCTCCTTTTCATCACTGGTCTTTCTTTGAGACTCACCGATGATGAAAGCCGCAGATTAAATGACTTTAACTGGTTCCCGATTCTTGAAGTCGGCAAGCTGTTTATCGGTATCTTCCTGTCCATGATTCCAGCAATCGCAATTTTGAAAGCTGGTAAAGATGGTGCACTTTCAGGAATCATCAATCTGGTGACAGATGCAAACGGCAACCCTGTAGACATCATGTACTTCTGGCTTACCGGTATTCTGTCATCCTTCCTTGATAACGCACCGACCTACCTTGTGTTCTTTAACACTGCCGGTGGCGATGCTTCACACCTCATGACTGATATGGCGAGCACTTTGCTTGCAATCTCAGCCGGTGCTGTATTCATGGGAGCGAACACGTACATTGGTAACGCACCGAACTTCATGGTTCGTGCTATTGCTGACGATCAGGGTGTAAAAATGCCTAGTTTCTTCGGATACATGGCATGGTCATTCGGTATTCTTATTCCGACCTTCGTCTTGGTTACCCTTGTATTCTTTTAA
- the gpt gene encoding xanthine phosphoribosyltransferase produces MSDSNRYSKVTPVSWELLQRDAKQLAWDLLKKGTWKGIYAVTRGGLVPAAILAREMEIYQIETICINSYSWKNQGEMSVLKEAEGDGEGWLIIDDLVDTGGTARVVRDMLPKAHFATLYAKPEGKPLVDTFIREYSQDTWILFPWDSEVQFTEPLAKRVSDS; encoded by the coding sequence GTGTCTGATTCCAACCGCTATTCAAAGGTTACTCCTGTATCTTGGGAGTTGTTGCAACGAGATGCCAAGCAGCTTGCTTGGGATTTGCTTAAAAAAGGTACTTGGAAGGGCATTTACGCTGTAACGCGTGGAGGCTTGGTTCCTGCTGCTATTCTTGCAAGGGAAATGGAAATCTACCAGATTGAAACTATCTGTATCAACAGTTACAGCTGGAAAAATCAGGGTGAGATGAGCGTTTTGAAAGAAGCAGAAGGGGACGGCGAAGGCTGGTTGATTATTGATGATCTGGTGGACACTGGCGGAACAGCACGAGTTGTGCGTGATATGTTGCCAAAAGCACATTTTGCGACTTTGTATGCAAAGCCGGAAGGCAAGCCGCTTGTAGATACATTTATCAGAGAATACTCTCAGGATACTTGGATTTTATTTCCTTGGGATTCTGAAGTGCAGTTTACAGAGCCACTCGCTAAGCGAGTTAGTGATAGCTAA
- a CDS encoding sodium:proton antiporter, which yields MAFASASAGAPHLDGASLSALWVLPFACMLLSIAVGPIAAPHFWHNNFGKISLFWALCFLVPFTMAYGFSLALYEALHALLLEYFPFIILLLALFTVAGGVRLKGNLVGTPLVNTVILLIGTALASWMGTTGAAMLLIRPLLRANAHRKYKVHSVVFFIFLVANIGGSLTPLGDPPLFLGFLKGVSFFWTTTHMLPLMLFAAAILLTVYFFLDTILFAKEGKPVPPTDCCEEKEEASATPGRCRFENGRQIYDCGPAPKLAIEGKVNLLLLLGVIAAVLMSGMWHPHVSFNVFHVHVELQNVVRDVLLLIITGLSLKLTDDESRRLNDFNWFPILEVGKLFIGIFLSMIPAIAILKAGENGALASVINMVTSNGEPVNTMYFWLTGLLSSFLDNAPTYLVFFNTAGGDAVHLMGDMASTLLAISAGAVFMGANTYIGNAPNFMVRSIAEDQGVAMPSFFGYMAWSFGILIPLFVLITFVFIS from the coding sequence ATGGCATTCGCGTCCGCCTCTGCTGGCGCGCCACATCTTGATGGTGCATCCCTTTCTGCATTATGGGTACTCCCATTTGCATGTATGCTGCTGTCTATCGCAGTTGGTCCAATTGCGGCGCCACACTTCTGGCACAACAACTTCGGTAAAATTTCTTTATTTTGGGCACTCTGCTTTCTCGTGCCATTCACTATGGCGTACGGTTTCTCCCTTGCGCTTTATGAAGCTTTGCACGCTCTTCTCCTTGAGTACTTCCCGTTCATCATCTTGCTTCTGGCTCTGTTCACCGTAGCTGGCGGCGTTCGTCTCAAAGGTAACCTTGTTGGTACACCTTTAGTGAACACCGTAATTCTGCTTATCGGTACTGCTCTCGCAAGCTGGATGGGTACTACAGGCGCAGCAATGCTCCTTATTCGCCCACTTCTTCGTGCTAATGCTCATCGTAAATACAAAGTACACTCTGTTGTATTCTTTATTTTCCTCGTAGCTAACATTGGTGGCTCCCTTACTCCTCTTGGTGACCCACCACTCTTCCTCGGCTTCCTGAAAGGTGTTTCCTTCTTCTGGACCACCACACACATGTTGCCGCTTATGTTGTTTGCAGCTGCTATACTTCTTACAGTTTACTTCTTCCTCGACACCATTCTCTTTGCTAAAGAAGGCAAACCAGTACCTCCAACAGATTGTTGCGAAGAAAAAGAAGAAGCATCTGCTACTCCAGGTCGTTGTCGTTTCGAAAACGGCCGTCAGATCTACGACTGCGGTCCTGCTCCTAAACTTGCCATTGAGGGTAAAGTTAACCTTCTCCTCCTCCTTGGTGTAATTGCAGCAGTACTTATGTCCGGTATGTGGCATCCGCATGTTAGCTTCAACGTCTTCCATGTTCATGTAGAACTGCAGAACGTTGTTCGTGACGTTCTTCTTCTTATCATCACCGGTCTTTCTCTTAAACTTACCGACGATGAATCCCGCCGCCTCAACGACTTCAACTGGTTCCCGATCCTTGAAGTTGGTAAACTCTTCATTGGTATCTTCTTGTCCATGATCCCAGCTATCGCTATCCTGAAAGCTGGCGAGAACGGCGCTCTTGCTTCCGTAATCAACATGGTTACCAGCAACGGCGAACCTGTGAACACCATGTACTTCTGGCTCACCGGTCTCCTTTCTTCCTTCCTGGACAACGCACCGACCTACCTTGTGTTCTTTAACACTGCTGGTGGCGACGCAGTTCACCTCATGGGCGACATGGCAAGCACTCTTCTTGCTATCTCCGCTGGTGCTGTATTCATGGGTGCTAACACCTACATTGGTAACGCACCAAACTTTATGGTTCGTTCCATTGCAGAAGATCAGGGCGTAGCAATGCCTAGCTTCTTTGGCTACATGGCATGGTCCTTCGGTATCCTCATCCCTCTCTTCGTTCTCATTACCTTTGTATTCATTTCATAG
- a CDS encoding glycosyltransferase, protein MTTNTLSILVSCTSSTEAVALSLASLTNLPKDIECEVLIVADSEVTPVISELIEEVAPLLPVHPKVIKLTAPISRARAFNLAADNADSEYLFLLEAGTQVTAETIAPLLQHLKNNPSAGIAAPLLICPQSGRVQSYGTTFTPSLRAQPLFASFPATHPAVNKQRSFQAVPANGIFMRAAIFKEIEKFDTKYKTGMEVLDLCCAIRNNEQTIDLIPQSTLLEPDTTASIVEDDLSVDTMRLNDRCKGCFGPDKHLIAKKEGYQFTISPWMESYMILTPEREQELNEQMMQSPDPSTCLALILEEPLWQTGYVQLAAYLESTGKFEEACGIRLLQTFFFPMLPLYRKLAAVAEAGNNDSLLQMANDKLSHIDSQLEDIGTLTKKAAGLANWARKAKETELQALYEGWLKDLGLL, encoded by the coding sequence ATGACAACAAATACACTTTCCATACTTGTTTCATGCACCAGTTCAACCGAAGCTGTTGCCTTGTCTCTTGCCTCATTAACTAATCTGCCCAAAGATATTGAGTGTGAAGTGCTCATAGTGGCAGACAGTGAAGTGACACCTGTTATCTCTGAGCTTATTGAAGAAGTAGCACCACTGCTGCCAGTACACCCGAAAGTAATTAAGCTTACTGCGCCGATCAGCAGAGCTCGCGCATTCAACCTCGCAGCGGACAATGCAGATAGTGAATACCTGTTCCTCCTCGAAGCCGGAACTCAGGTAACAGCGGAAACCATCGCGCCGCTACTTCAACATCTTAAAAATAATCCATCCGCAGGCATTGCGGCACCACTTCTCATTTGTCCACAATCTGGGCGTGTACAGAGTTACGGCACAACATTTACTCCGTCGCTTCGTGCACAGCCGCTTTTTGCGTCTTTTCCCGCAACCCATCCAGCCGTAAACAAGCAGCGCTCTTTTCAAGCAGTGCCTGCAAACGGCATATTCATGCGTGCAGCGATTTTCAAAGAAATTGAAAAATTTGATACCAAATACAAAACCGGTATGGAGGTGCTCGATCTCTGTTGCGCAATACGCAACAACGAGCAAACAATCGACCTCATCCCGCAATCAACACTTCTTGAGCCAGACACAACAGCATCCATCGTTGAAGATGATCTCAGTGTCGACACAATGCGTTTGAACGACCGCTGCAAAGGCTGCTTCGGTCCTGACAAGCATCTGATTGCAAAAAAAGAAGGATACCAGTTCACCATCTCCCCGTGGATGGAGAGCTACATGATCCTTACACCGGAGCGTGAACAAGAATTAAACGAGCAGATGATGCAGTCACCTGACCCATCAACCTGCCTCGCACTCATTCTCGAAGAACCGCTCTGGCAAACTGGGTACGTTCAGCTTGCTGCGTATCTTGAATCAACAGGAAAGTTTGAAGAAGCATGCGGAATCCGTTTATTGCAAACATTCTTCTTCCCGATGCTACCGCTCTATCGCAAACTTGCTGCTGTAGCAGAGGCCGGAAATAACGACAGCCTGTTACAAATGGCTAACGACAAGCTCTCGCATATTGATTCTCAGCTTGAAGATATCGGCACACTTACCAAAAAAGCTGCCGGACTCGCCAACTGGGCACGGAAGGCCAAGGAAACAGAACTCCAAGCCCTCTACGAAGGCTGGCTGAAAGATTTAGGACTGCTATAA
- the cbiQ gene encoding cobalt ECF transporter T component CbiQ, with protein sequence MSLESFAEGTSPFHTMDAASKVVAATLFSICTALLTSISTACVALVIGITLLCIAQLPIKTLCRRLLFINAFIAFLWLTLPVSTAGTPVYSLGGFTVTQEGIDLTLLITLKSNAIITTFIALLATSNVTDIGSGFAKLHVPQKLSLLFLFTWRYIHVILEEYKRLSTAATLRGFIPTTNSHTYKTYANLIAMVLVKSHDRAERVSNAMKLRGFDGTFHSLHRTQAQATDAVVAAIIAFLGTALFAADYFQLTELL encoded by the coding sequence ATGTCACTCGAATCCTTTGCCGAGGGCACAAGTCCGTTTCACACTATGGATGCGGCATCCAAAGTTGTCGCCGCAACACTATTTTCAATCTGTACAGCACTGCTTACATCAATATCTACCGCCTGCGTAGCATTGGTCATAGGCATCACTCTTCTCTGCATTGCACAGCTTCCAATAAAAACTCTTTGCAGAAGACTGCTCTTCATCAACGCATTCATCGCATTTCTTTGGCTTACACTGCCTGTTTCGACAGCAGGAACGCCTGTATATTCACTAGGTGGTTTCACCGTCACTCAAGAGGGTATTGATTTAACGTTGCTCATCACGCTCAAATCAAACGCCATCATCACAACTTTTATTGCGCTTCTAGCCACATCGAACGTCACAGACATAGGATCAGGCTTTGCCAAACTGCACGTACCACAAAAACTCAGCCTGCTATTCCTTTTTACTTGGCGTTACATCCACGTAATCCTCGAAGAGTATAAACGCCTGTCCACCGCCGCAACGCTACGCGGATTTATACCGACTACCAACAGTCACACCTATAAAACTTACGCAAATCTCATCGCAATGGTGCTTGTAAAAAGTCATGACAGAGCAGAACGTGTTTCCAACGCCATGAAACTTCGCGGATTCGACGGCACCTTTCATTCCCTGCATCGTACCCAAGCACAAGCTACCGACGCAGTCGTCGCTGCGATCATTGCATTTCTCGGAACAGCGCTGTTTGCTGCCGACTATTTCCAGCTTACGGAGTTACTCTAA
- a CDS encoding DUF3795 domain-containing protein has protein sequence MEVKDQTAYCGIYCKDCIHLNNEYSELAKGLQKHLKEIEFDKYAAIDSEFGKEFKPWDKFSIVLSKLSDTQCEKPCRSGGGCSGKPCKIMECCQDKNFAGCWECSDIEQCDKFDFLEPRCGDMPKMNIREIRKYGIDNWVDKRANFYIWQK, from the coding sequence ATGGAAGTTAAAGATCAAACGGCATATTGTGGTATTTATTGTAAAGACTGTATTCATTTAAATAATGAATACAGTGAACTAGCTAAGGGGCTTCAAAAGCATCTTAAAGAGATTGAATTTGACAAGTACGCAGCTATTGACAGTGAGTTTGGTAAGGAGTTCAAGCCTTGGGACAAGTTCTCTATTGTGTTAAGCAAGCTTTCTGACACTCAGTGTGAAAAACCGTGTCGTTCAGGAGGTGGCTGTTCAGGTAAGCCTTGTAAGATTATGGAGTGTTGTCAGGATAAAAACTTTGCAGGTTGTTGGGAATGCAGCGACATTGAGCAATGTGATAAATTTGATTTTCTGGAACCCCGTTGCGGTGATATGCCCAAAATGAATATCCGTGAAATCAGGAAGTACGGAATAGACAACTGGGTAGATAAAAGAGCCAATTTTTATATCTGGCAAAAATGA
- a CDS encoding class I SAM-dependent RNA methyltransferase yields MSIFNRKSAVLITCPRGAAPILTDEIKQLNFPVKHELTAAVETFTTMAGCMRLNLHLRTAQRVQFQLASFKAYTADDVYKYIRNYIDWDEIITPDGYLSISSFVQNDSIRDARYANVRVKDGICDFMRDKHGRRPDSGPEQTGTVLFLHWVQNRCKLYLDTSGEPLNRRGYRKLPWTAPMSEPLSAASLIASGWDAKSNFVNPMCGSGTLAIEAALLALNSAPGLMRENFGFMHLPDFDQERWDMLFSEAESAELGGLDFRIIATDQSAEAIEAARKNAIAAGVDRYIEFGVCDFRETEIPEGGGIVIMNPEYGERLGDVRYLGEVYKAIGDFFKQKCQGYEGFIFTGNLDLAKQVGLRTFRRVTFFSAKIECKLLGYQMYSGSKKASKQPAS; encoded by the coding sequence ATGAGTATTTTTAATCGAAAGTCAGCAGTGTTGATTACATGCCCACGTGGCGCAGCACCTATCCTGACTGATGAAATCAAGCAACTTAATTTCCCTGTTAAACACGAACTTACCGCTGCCGTAGAAACATTTACTACAATGGCTGGCTGCATGCGGTTGAACTTGCATTTGCGCACAGCGCAGCGTGTTCAGTTCCAACTGGCATCATTCAAGGCATACACTGCCGACGATGTGTACAAGTACATTCGTAACTACATCGACTGGGATGAAATCATCACCCCTGACGGCTATCTTTCCATCTCATCTTTTGTGCAGAACGATTCAATTCGTGATGCTCGTTATGCCAACGTTCGCGTAAAAGACGGCATTTGCGACTTCATGCGCGATAAGCATGGCCGCAGACCGGATTCCGGCCCTGAGCAGACAGGCACAGTACTGTTCCTGCATTGGGTTCAGAACCGTTGTAAGCTGTATCTTGATACTTCAGGCGAGCCTTTGAACCGCCGTGGATACCGTAAACTTCCTTGGACAGCTCCTATGTCCGAACCGCTTAGTGCAGCATCCTTGATTGCAAGTGGCTGGGATGCAAAAAGCAATTTTGTAAACCCAATGTGTGGTAGTGGCACCCTTGCCATTGAAGCTGCACTTCTTGCTTTAAACAGTGCTCCTGGTCTTATGCGTGAAAACTTTGGTTTCATGCACCTGCCAGACTTCGATCAAGAACGCTGGGATATGCTTTTCAGTGAAGCAGAATCTGCAGAACTCGGTGGGCTTGATTTTAGAATTATTGCTACAGACCAAAGTGCCGAAGCTATTGAAGCTGCTAGAAAGAACGCAATTGCTGCTGGTGTTGATCGTTACATCGAATTCGGTGTGTGCGATTTCCGCGAGACAGAAATTCCTGAAGGCGGCGGTATTGTGATTATGAACCCTGAATATGGTGAACGTCTTGGTGATGTCCGTTACCTTGGCGAAGTCTATAAGGCTATTGGCGACTTCTTCAAACAGAAGTGTCAGGGCTACGAAGGGTTTATCTTTACAGGTAACTTAGATTTAGCAAAACAGGTTGGCTTACGTACCTTTAGGCGCGTTACATTCTTTAGTGCTAAAATTGAATGTAAGCTTCTTGGTTACCAGATGTACTCTGGTTCCAAAAAGGCAAGCAAACAACCAGCTAGCTAG
- the cbiM gene encoding cobalt transporter CbiM, with product MHIAEGVLPPVILASCAILSAGGVCIGLKKLDYDRIMTTAILSASFFVASLIHIPIGPVSGHLILNGLLGLMLGWVAFPAILVALTLQAILFQFGGITSLGVNTLNMALPPVLCFYIFRPMLSKGTFSLRMAAFLCGMSAVAFSALLTSGTLALGGDSFLNSAKILLISSVPVMVIEGLITAVVVGFLAKVSPQIFDFKITAPDPVMAAQTSSSATE from the coding sequence ATGCATATTGCCGAAGGGGTTTTGCCACCAGTCATTCTCGCTTCCTGCGCTATATTATCAGCAGGAGGAGTTTGTATCGGTTTGAAAAAACTTGATTATGATCGAATCATGACAACAGCAATTCTTTCAGCATCTTTCTTTGTCGCATCGCTTATTCATATTCCAATTGGCCCTGTATCCGGTCATCTTATCTTAAACGGTCTACTCGGTTTAATGCTCGGCTGGGTTGCGTTTCCTGCCATTCTGGTTGCTCTCACACTTCAGGCAATTCTATTCCAGTTTGGCGGCATTACCAGCCTAGGTGTAAACACCTTGAACATGGCTCTTCCGCCCGTTCTCTGTTTTTACATATTCCGTCCCATGCTCAGTAAAGGCACTTTCTCACTACGAATGGCCGCTTTTTTATGCGGCATGTCAGCAGTTGCTTTTTCCGCCTTACTTACATCAGGCACGCTTGCCTTAGGTGGTGACAGCTTCCTAAATTCCGCAAAAATTTTATTGATTTCAAGCGTTCCTGTCATGGTGATAGAAGGACTGATTACAGCCGTAGTTGTCGGGTTCCTCGCTAAGGTAAGTCCACAAATTTTCGACTTCAAGATCACGGCACCAGACCCAGTTATGGCCGCACAGACCTCATCCAGCGCTACAGAGTAA